The Musa acuminata AAA Group cultivar baxijiao chromosome BXJ2-2, Cavendish_Baxijiao_AAA, whole genome shotgun sequence genome has a segment encoding these proteins:
- the LOC135605210 gene encoding cytochrome b561 and DOMON domain-containing protein At3g07570-like, with protein MEMKKVSSCFSTFILLLLSFTSFVSSQSDSCSSKLTVSNLIPFNTSSLTCMSAWSSEGFILRYENAGPSLWNFVLSAPDKGAYIAIGFSGNGRMVGSSGVVGWKSSSGVGIVRQYYLGGYSSNQCPPDKGSLSLVQGSSLIVSQSSRLYLAFQLSTAQPQSSLVYAVGPSNSLPSSGGYLSTHRDMASGTLSSPAGGGGGGDDDGDDDEHGRKGDGEGESSSGRKRGGDDDSDGEDAVARRSGGGLSLAKKHALLTILGWGILLPIGAATARFLKHHDPLWFYSHVLVQGVAFVVGVIGVLAGFKLEHNLGDGRDVDAHKILGIFVLAFGGLQVMAVLMRPKKEAKARKYWNLYHHNVGRAAIVCAVANIFYGLWLAKEARDWSYGYGIFVGVWVVGCFVLEEWRRKHVAECTVC; from the exons ATGGAGATGAAGAAGGTCTCTTCCTGCTTCTCCACCTTCATCCTCCTACTCTTGAGCTTCACTTCCTTTGTTAGCTCTCAGTCAGACTCCTGCTCCTCTAAGCTAACTGTTAGCAACCTCATTCCTTTCAACACCTCTTCCCTCACCTGCATGTCTGCATGGAGCTCCGAAGGATTCATCCTAAGG TATGAGAACGCAGGGCCAAGTCTGTGGAACTTTGTGCTCTCAGCACCTGATAAAGGGGCGTACATCGCAATTGGCTTCTCTGGCAACGGCAGGATGGTCGGGAGCAGCGGCGTGGTCGGGTGGAAGTCTAGCAGCGGCGTGGGCATCGTGAGGCAGTACTATCTCGGTGGGTATAGCTCGAACCAGTGCCCGCCGGACAAAGGGAGCCTTTCATTAGTGCAGGGGAGCTCGTTGATAGTGTCGCAGAGTTCACGGTTGTACCTCGCCTTCCAGCTCAGTACTGCGCAGCCTCAGTCGAGTCTGGTCTATGCCGTCGGGCCGTCGAACAGTTTGCCGTCGTCCGGTGGCTATTTGTCTACGCACAGAGACATGGCTTCCGGCACCTTGAGTTCTCCTGCTGGCGGCGGAGGTGGCG gggatgatgatggtgatgacgaTGAGCATGGACGAAAAGGAGACGGGGAAGGAGAATCGTCGAGCGGACGAAAGAGGGGCGGCGACGACGACAGCGACGGAGAAGACGCAGTGGCAAGGAGATCAGGCGGAGGCTTGAGCTTAGCCAAGAAACATGCGCTGCTGACCATCTTGGGGTGGGGGATTCTGTTGCCCATCGGAGCAGCCACGGCTCGATTCCTGAAGCACCACGACCCGCTCTGGTTCTACTCACACGTTCTCGTTCAGGGGGTCGCCTTCGTCGTCGGGGTCATTGGCGTGCTCGCCGGCTTCAAACTTGAGCACAACCTGGGCGACGGCCGCGACGTCGACGCACACAAGATCCTTGGCATCTTCGTCTTAGCGTTCGGCGGCCTTCAA GTCATGGCGGTTCTCATGAGGCCAAAGAAGGAAGCCAAGGCGAGGAAGTACTGGAACTTGTACCACCACAACGTGGGACGGGCGGCGATCGTTTGTGCAGTGGCTAACATCTTCTATGGATTGTGGTTGGCGAAGGAGGCCCGAGACTGGAGCTACGGCTACGGCATCTTCGTGGGGGTTTGGGTGGTCGGCTGCTTCGTTCTGGAGGAGTGGAGGAGGAAGCATGTAGCGGAGTGTACCGTGTGTTAG
- the LOC103972815 gene encoding RHOMBOID-like protein 13 has translation MGKPLIYEIWEKPASSCVIGICSAIWFYIQKKNIGYSNVGLSYETAIAGQYWRIITSAFSHISVVHLVFNMSALWSLGVVEQLGHLGLGIEFYLQYTLVLVVLSGVLVLLAYHILIQKFKLEYFRRVTAVGYSCVVFGWMTILAVKQPSSKLNLFGVLSLPISFAPFESLIFTSIIVPQASFIGHLSGIIVGYSIAWGLIHGMSNYWAISMLGWVILMFILSLKRTGAVDLPFIEIEPVTDPSLPAVGFIPSGNGRTLQMNILHGRGAELV, from the coding sequence ATGGGGAAGCCACTGATCTATGAAATATGGGAAAAACCTGCGAGTAGTTGTGTCATAGGGATATGCTCTGCGATTTGGTTCTACATTCAGAAGAAAAACATTGGCTACTCGAATGTGGGATTGAGTTACGAGACGGCGATCGCAGGACAGTATTGGAGAATCATTACATCTGCGTTCTCCCATATCAGTGTCGTGCATTTGGTTTTTAACATGAGCGCGCTTTGGAGCCTTGGAGTCGTAGAGCAGCTGGGCCACCTGGGCCTCGGGATCGAGTTCTATCTCCAGTATACTCTTGTTCTGGTAGTCTTATCGGGAGTGTTAGTTCTATTAGCATATCATATTCTGATTCAGAAATTTAAGCTGGAATACTTTAGAAGAGTGACGGCCGTGGGCTACTCATGTGTGGTCTTTGGGTGGATGACGATTCTTGCAGTGAAGCAGCCATCTTCGAAGCTGAATCTGTTTGGGGTTCTCTCTTTGCCAATCAGCTTTGCTCCCTTTGAATCGTTAATCTTCACTTCCATAATTGTACCCCAAGCAAGTTTCATCGGCCACTTGTCTGGTATTATTGTTGGCTATTCAATAGCCTGGGGTTTGATTCATGGCATGAGCAATTACTGGGCAATTTCAATGCTTGGATGGGTTATACTCATGTTTATACTAAGCCTGAAGCGCACTGGAGCAGTTGATCTCCCCTTCATTGAGATTGAGCCTGTTACAGATCCTTCACTTCCTGCTGTCGGCTTTATTCCTTCTGGTAATGGACGAACTTTGCAGATGAATATTTTACATGGCAGAGGTGCGGAACTTGTGTAA
- the LOC135605212 gene encoding cytochrome b561 and DOMON domain-containing protein At3g07570-like, whose amino-acid sequence MERNNTTIWLAIFLLSLVDFSSPANSQSDSCSSELSVSNLIPFDTASFHCFSAWNSEGFILRYAQSGQNLWNFVLSAPDAGSYISIGFSSDGRMDGSSAVAGWITSNGPGIVKRYYLGGKSSRQCPPDQGSLQLVANNSLIVSQSSRLYLAFQLSTSQPAPYLIYAVGPSNSIPSSDYYLSTHQNQASASINYATGVASDGGSRGFPDRRWHGLLTMLGWGVLMPVGVIMARYFKHLDPLWFYSHISIQGIGFVLGLVGIIAGFNLDDNLPNADTHQAIGICILICGSLQVMAFLIRPDKSSKIRRYWNWYHHYVGRAAIALAVANIFLGLSVAHEDGSWTVGYVIFLVVWVIASLLLELKRRMKKDDL is encoded by the exons ATGGAGAGGAATAACACCACCATCTGGCTTGCCATCTTCCTTCTTTCGCTCGTTGACTTCTCCTCCCCTGCCAACTCCCAGTCAGACTCCTGCTCCTCAGAGCTCAGTGTCAGCAACCTCATCCCTTTCGACACCGCTTCTTTCCACTGCTTCTCTGCCTGGAACTCCGAAGGCTTCATCCTCAGG TACGCACAGAGTGGACAAAACCTTTGGAACTTCGTCCTCTCCGCTCCCGACGCCGGCTCGTACATCTCGATCGGCTTCTCGAGCGATGGGAGGATGGACGGGAGCAGCGCGGTGGCGGGGTGGATCACCTCCAACGGTCCTGGGATCGTGAAGCGGTATTACCTTGGGGGGAAGAGCTCGAGGCAGTGCCCGCCCGACCAAGGCAGCCTGCAGCTGGTGGCCAACAACTCGCTGATCGTGTCGCAGTCGTCCCGCCTCTACCTCGCCTTCCAGCTGAGCACCTCGCAGCCCGCGCCATACCTCATCTACGCCGTCGGTCCATCGAACAGCATCCCTTCGTCGGATTACTACCTTTCTACTCACCAAAACCAAGCATCTGCTTCCATCAATTACGCCACAG GGGTGGCGTCTGATGGTGGAAGCAGGGGATTCCCAGACAGAAGATGGCATGGGCTGCTCACCATGTTGGGGTGGGGAGTTCTGATGCCTGTAGGAGTGATCATGGCGCGATACTTCAAGCATCTGGATCCTCTCTGGTTCTACTCCCACATCTCCATCCAAGGCATCGGATTCGTGCTCGGTCTGGTCGGCATCATCGCTGGGTTCAACCTTGACGATAACCTGCCTAATGCTGACACCCACCAGGCCATTGGAATCTGCATCTTGATCTGCGGCAGCCTTCAG GTCATGGCATTCCTCATACGACCTGACAAATCATCCAAGATCCGAAGATACTGGAACTGGTACCACCATTATGTGGGCAGGGCTGCGATCGCCTTGGCGGTGGCAAACATCTTCCTGGGGTTGTCCGTAGCACATGAGGACGGTTCATGGACTGTTGGGTATGTCATCTTCCTTGTCGTCTGGGTGATTGCCAGTCTTCTCCTCGAGTTGAAGAGGCGCATGAAGAAGGATGATCTGTAG